The following coding sequences lie in one Vibrio sp. ED004 genomic window:
- a CDS encoding patatin family protein, translating into MSKSALIVEGGAMRGIFAAGVLDAFMQDDFRPYDFAIGVSAGVSNLVGYLSHAPKRSYDVITTMATDKTFFNPARFAKGGNLVDVKWLWNESNQRYPLDCGELFSSIPLIAAVTNVDTGSADYYHIKPENLSNVVEATTALPIAYRETPCFSGGCYTDGGVADSIPVREAYRRGARDITVILSHPLSYRMKPQKHQWMLKKLLKKFPNIAESMAVRAENYNQSLEFIRNPPKDATIKVIAPPEAFAVKRLTMDKSTLNAGYEMGVKAGEEHLAIRKGVYGLDTEDCHFCF; encoded by the coding sequence ATGAGTAAAAGCGCATTAATCGTTGAAGGTGGGGCAATGAGAGGCATCTTCGCTGCCGGAGTTTTGGACGCCTTTATGCAAGACGATTTCCGTCCTTATGACTTTGCCATTGGTGTATCTGCGGGTGTGTCGAATCTGGTTGGTTACTTATCTCATGCACCAAAACGCAGTTATGATGTGATCACCACGATGGCGACGGATAAGACCTTCTTTAACCCTGCTCGCTTTGCCAAAGGTGGTAACTTAGTGGACGTTAAATGGTTATGGAACGAATCCAATCAGCGTTATCCGCTAGATTGTGGTGAGCTGTTTTCAAGTATCCCACTCATTGCTGCTGTCACAAATGTCGATACGGGCAGTGCAGACTACTATCATATCAAGCCAGAAAACCTTTCTAACGTGGTTGAAGCAACAACGGCTCTACCTATCGCTTATCGTGAAACACCGTGCTTCTCTGGTGGTTGCTATACCGATGGTGGTGTGGCTGATTCGATTCCGGTTCGCGAAGCATACCGTCGTGGTGCACGCGATATTACGGTGATTCTTTCTCATCCTTTGAGTTACCGAATGAAGCCTCAAAAGCACCAATGGATGCTGAAAAAACTACTAAAGAAATTTCCAAATATTGCTGAGTCGATGGCGGTACGTGCTGAAAACTACAACCAATCTTTGGAGTTCATTCGTAATCCACCAAAAGATGCGACCATCAAGGTGATAGCGCCGCCAGAAGCCTTCGCAGTGAAGCGTTTAACTATGGATAAAAGCACTCTGAATGCAGGTTATGAGATGGGCGTAAAAGCTGGTGAAGAGCACCTTGCGATTCGAAAAGGCGTGTATGGTTTAGACACCGAAGATTGTCATTTCTGCTTCTAG
- a CDS encoding 2-hydroxyacid dehydrogenase, giving the protein MLNIAFFSSKSYDEKSFELAKGELNAEFHFHDFRLTTTTAKMAHDNEVVCAFVNDDLSRDVLEILAQGGTKLIAMRCAGFDKVDLDAAKEFGLQVVRVPAYSPESVAEHTVGMMMCLNRKLHKAYQRTRDANFSLEGLVGFNFHGKTVGVIGSGKIGLATMRILKGLGMNILCYDPYPNPLAIELGAKYVELDELYQESDVISLHCPMSKENYHLLDATAFGKMKDGVMIVNTSRGELLDSTAAIEALKQSKIGALGLDVYDNEKELFFQDKSNDVIVDDVFRRLSACHNVLFTGHQAFLTKDALFNIANTTLTSVDAFFAGNTSGNELV; this is encoded by the coding sequence ATGCTCAACATTGCTTTTTTTAGCTCAAAATCATACGACGAAAAATCATTTGAACTTGCAAAAGGCGAACTCAACGCCGAGTTCCATTTTCACGATTTTCGACTCACTACAACCACAGCAAAAATGGCGCACGACAATGAAGTGGTGTGTGCATTTGTAAACGACGACCTATCACGAGACGTACTAGAGATTCTTGCACAAGGCGGCACCAAACTGATTGCAATGCGCTGTGCGGGCTTTGATAAAGTCGACCTAGACGCAGCCAAAGAGTTTGGTCTGCAAGTCGTTCGTGTCCCTGCTTACTCTCCCGAGTCTGTAGCAGAACACACCGTCGGCATGATGATGTGTTTGAACCGCAAGCTACACAAAGCATACCAACGTACTCGTGATGCGAACTTCTCCCTTGAAGGCTTAGTAGGCTTCAACTTCCACGGTAAAACTGTCGGTGTAATTGGTTCAGGAAAAATTGGCTTAGCGACGATGCGTATTCTGAAAGGTTTAGGCATGAACATCTTATGCTACGACCCATATCCAAATCCATTAGCCATTGAACTGGGTGCTAAATACGTGGAACTGGATGAGCTTTATCAAGAGTCTGACGTAATTTCTCTGCACTGCCCGATGAGTAAAGAGAACTACCACTTATTAGATGCAACGGCATTTGGCAAAATGAAAGATGGCGTGATGATCGTCAACACCAGCCGTGGTGAGTTACTTGATTCCACAGCCGCAATTGAAGCGCTCAAACAAAGCAAGATTGGCGCGCTTGGCCTTGATGTTTACGACAACGAGAAAGAACTGTTCTTCCAAGACAAATCTAACGATGTGATCGTGGATGACGTATTCCGTCGCTTATCTGCTTGTCACAACGTGCTGTTCACCGGCCACCAAGCTTTCTTGACCAAAGATGCTCTGTTCAACATCGCCAATACAACGCTCACCAGTGTTGATGCCTTCTTTGCTGGCAACACCAGCGGCAACGAACTCGTTTAA
- a CDS encoding DUF1971 domain-containing protein — MSHLRIPSHWKIQRSTPFFTKDNIPAALLNHHNTAEGVFGQICVMEGTVTFYGFADAEATEPENVITIQAGQFATSPPQYWHRVELSDDAQFNINFWSEKETKKMFNARK; from the coding sequence ATGAGTCATTTACGTATTCCGTCACACTGGAAAATCCAACGTTCAACACCCTTTTTCACTAAAGACAACATCCCAGCAGCACTCCTCAACCATCACAACACCGCGGAAGGCGTGTTTGGTCAGATCTGCGTAATGGAAGGCACTGTCACCTTCTATGGTTTTGCTGATGCAGAAGCGACAGAACCAGAAAATGTTATCACAATCCAAGCAGGACAATTTGCCACCAGTCCACCTCAATATTGGCATCGAGTGGAACTGAGTGACGACGCACAATTCAACATTAACTTCTGGTCAGAAAAAGAGACCAAAAAGATGTTCAATGCTCGAAAGTAA
- a CDS encoding ferredoxin--NADP reductase: MTDIPHGLVTGKVTHKTEWTDQLFSLQVSAPVSPYQAGQFTKLGLLNSEDEFVRRAYSMVNAPEHTKGHQHLEFLIVKDQNGQLSPQLHQLKVGDDIFVGKDPSGFMTLDEIPEIADDLWMLSTGTAVGPFISMLESMQIQEQNGSESEKAASFKNLVLVHAVRTEQDLTYRDRITQLVDHFQGKLKYVPIISRESVTGTLRGRIPSLLLGGDLEQTASVAFNQTRSFFYLCGNPQMVRDTSEALTSLGFEKHLRRKPGQFSSENYW, translated from the coding sequence ATGACAGATATTCCTCATGGTTTGGTAACAGGAAAAGTAACACACAAGACAGAGTGGACAGATCAATTGTTCTCACTCCAAGTCAGTGCTCCTGTCTCCCCTTATCAGGCGGGTCAGTTTACTAAGCTCGGCTTACTCAATAGTGAGGATGAGTTTGTGAGACGTGCTTATTCAATGGTGAATGCGCCAGAACACACAAAAGGCCATCAGCATTTAGAGTTTTTGATTGTTAAGGATCAAAACGGTCAACTCTCTCCTCAACTTCATCAGTTGAAGGTAGGCGACGACATCTTTGTTGGCAAAGACCCTAGTGGATTTATGACATTGGATGAGATCCCAGAGATCGCAGACGATCTATGGATGCTTTCAACTGGAACTGCGGTGGGCCCATTTATCTCAATGCTCGAAAGTATGCAGATACAGGAGCAAAACGGCTCTGAATCTGAAAAAGCCGCCTCATTCAAAAACCTTGTATTGGTTCATGCCGTAAGAACAGAACAAGACCTGACTTATCGAGACCGTATTACTCAACTCGTCGATCACTTTCAAGGGAAACTTAAATATGTGCCAATTATTTCTAGAGAATCAGTCACCGGAACTTTGCGCGGACGAATCCCAAGCTTGTTACTTGGAGGCGACCTTGAGCAAACCGCGTCTGTCGCTTTCAATCAGACCCGCAGTTTTTTCTACCTTTGTGGCAATCCGCAAATGGTTCGTGACACGAGCGAAGCACTAACTAGCTTGGGTTTCGAGAAGCACTTACGTAGAAAGCCGGGTCAATTCAGCAGTGAGAACTATTGGTAA
- a CDS encoding acyltransferase translates to MLDNLRMALNVLFVTINTAMTAFTVSFFGLIKLILPISVVQKSCTRLANFTFWCWASLNLWMLNINNDIEWQVEGGEDISTKQWYLMMSNHLSWADIVILSSILKDKMPMTKFFLKHELLYVPFVGLACWGLDMPFMRRHSREFLLRNPERRNDDFDAINKACTKFKLAPTTLVNFVEGTRANHDKLATAKTPYRHLLKPKTGGVAFALSAMGPILDGIVDVTLAYPENQVSPFEDMLKGKMTKVVVRIKLHPMDENVNGNYFEDKAFKRRFHSWLNNTWKEKDEYLDTVYGVDTPSEVETIEQPDAVHKKQEQ, encoded by the coding sequence ATGCTTGATAATCTTCGTATGGCCTTGAATGTGTTGTTCGTGACCATTAATACTGCAATGACTGCGTTTACCGTAAGCTTCTTTGGCCTCATCAAACTGATTCTTCCAATCTCTGTTGTACAGAAGTCGTGTACTCGTCTCGCTAACTTCACATTTTGGTGTTGGGCTTCGCTCAATCTTTGGATGCTGAATATTAATAATGATATCGAATGGCAAGTCGAAGGAGGAGAGGACATCTCGACCAAACAGTGGTACTTGATGATGTCTAATCACCTGAGCTGGGCGGATATTGTGATTTTGTCTTCTATCTTGAAAGATAAGATGCCGATGACTAAGTTCTTCCTTAAGCACGAACTGTTGTACGTGCCTTTTGTTGGCTTAGCCTGCTGGGGCTTAGATATGCCGTTCATGCGACGTCACTCCCGCGAGTTTTTGTTACGCAACCCAGAGCGCCGTAATGATGATTTCGATGCCATCAACAAGGCGTGTACCAAGTTCAAGCTAGCGCCGACAACATTGGTTAACTTTGTGGAAGGAACGCGTGCTAACCACGACAAACTGGCGACAGCGAAAACCCCTTACCGACACCTATTGAAGCCAAAAACTGGCGGTGTGGCGTTTGCTCTATCTGCAATGGGCCCAATCTTAGATGGTATTGTTGATGTGACTCTGGCTTACCCTGAAAACCAAGTATCTCCGTTTGAAGATATGCTAAAAGGCAAAATGACCAAGGTGGTGGTGCGTATTAAATTGCACCCGATGGACGAGAACGTAAACGGTAATTACTTTGAAGATAAAGCATTTAAACGTCGCTTCCACAGTTGGTTAAACAACACGTGGAAAGAGAAAGACGAATATCTTGATACGGTTTACGGGGTTGATACGCCCTCTGAGGTTGAAACGATTGAGCAGCCTGATGCGGTTCATAAGAAACAAGAGCAGTAA
- a CDS encoding tRNA (adenine(22)-N(1))-methyltransferase TrmK, translating into MKLSNRLQTLYSLVSNDYQHIWDCCCDHGFLGVQLLSDNKSPQIHFVDIVPSLMCELEGKLARYFPQDNKAEQTVTSQWQVYCMDVAAIPLEKHTGKHLVIIAGVGGDLTQKLVDDIHRQHPDKAIDFLLCPVHQQFELRSHLKALNFGLIDEVLIEENHRYYEILLVSNSRGDSEKTQTVSEISNVGDKIWTSSCDEKMKVSQQYKAKTLQHYLRIHQGQEKQGKPSEVKHIIDAYQAI; encoded by the coding sequence ATGAAGCTAAGTAACCGACTGCAAACTCTCTATTCCCTTGTCAGCAATGACTACCAACATATTTGGGACTGTTGCTGTGATCACGGCTTCTTGGGTGTTCAATTGCTGTCGGATAACAAATCGCCTCAAATTCACTTTGTCGATATTGTCCCGTCTCTAATGTGTGAGCTTGAAGGCAAGCTAGCGCGCTACTTTCCACAAGATAATAAAGCCGAACAAACGGTTACCAGCCAATGGCAAGTCTATTGTATGGATGTCGCCGCTATCCCTCTTGAGAAACATACTGGCAAACACCTAGTTATTATTGCGGGCGTCGGTGGTGATCTTACTCAAAAGCTCGTTGATGATATTCATCGTCAACACCCAGACAAAGCGATCGATTTCTTGCTTTGTCCGGTACATCAACAATTCGAGTTGAGAAGTCATTTAAAGGCGCTCAATTTTGGCCTTATTGATGAAGTGTTGATTGAAGAGAACCATCGTTATTACGAGATTTTATTGGTGAGTAATAGCCGCGGTGATTCAGAAAAGACCCAAACCGTTAGCGAGATATCAAACGTGGGTGACAAGATTTGGACATCGAGTTGTGATGAAAAAATGAAGGTATCTCAGCAGTACAAAGCCAAAACGCTGCAGCACTACTTACGTATTCATCAAGGCCAAGAAAAGCAAGGTAAGCCTAGTGAAGTTAAACACATCATCGATGCGTACCAAGCCATTTAA
- a CDS encoding diguanylate cyclase, with protein sequence MLYLAVAQLEKVETAATEQSSSNIRIASSTIRSNIEATFGKLYFLETSLGLPKTDPFGDKKFRELSDNILKRTPNFSDIVRYQPQSQQYISSRRLPLSHEQIDSIRWNSIDSVVEDFYISSIYQKADGRWVFAVKHTAERLNEEIWIEFDLLHTTQGLRDLKTLNHGYVFVVDRATERLVFHPDPKRIGSKSVSYHAGISHQLSQGETVGKHEYYYQDNFKISVFDADNSLNWVFIAGTDRHDILTSSHQFTLTGVVLGSPLLLWISANYLAYRLNVSLSELNKVEDLASFKRKLKSILNSFTYHKGIQFCLYQPESHSFSTIDYHGNKSTVHCDDLLAERFVPDSMAYRNGKYADPLARKLKIHQRHYCIPMYSRKQLIAVIYLNANLPISQSILRMIRDYTEVSLSNLLLQHQLSSKDLMTQLDNKSSFSIAIENYASEPDTYVSLIDIDNFDHVNRAYGEAVGDQMIKLTAESLRSYFPKPKGLCLARVGGKEFAVLFKANDVKDAKFQLDQCRIAIAEKAIVTPDITLSLGVSVGYSQIEGETDSALALAEQAKLIAQQLGKNRVEGHIRAFAKAS encoded by the coding sequence ATGCTCTACCTTGCTGTGGCTCAGCTTGAAAAAGTAGAAACAGCAGCAACTGAACAATCATCATCAAACATTCGTATCGCAAGCTCCACTATTCGTTCCAACATCGAAGCCACATTCGGTAAACTCTATTTTTTAGAAACCAGTCTAGGCTTACCTAAAACGGATCCATTCGGTGATAAAAAATTCAGAGAGTTGAGCGATAATATTCTAAAAAGAACGCCAAACTTCTCCGATATCGTTCGATACCAACCACAATCCCAACAATATATATCAAGTCGTAGATTACCTCTTTCCCATGAACAAATCGATTCCATAAGATGGAACTCAATAGACAGTGTGGTTGAAGATTTCTACATTTCTTCGATTTACCAAAAAGCAGATGGTCGTTGGGTATTCGCAGTTAAACACACGGCGGAAAGATTGAATGAAGAAATATGGATTGAGTTTGACCTTCTACACACTACACAAGGATTAAGAGACTTAAAAACGCTTAATCACGGCTATGTATTTGTGGTTGACCGAGCAACAGAACGACTGGTCTTTCACCCAGATCCAAAACGTATCGGCTCTAAATCTGTCAGCTATCATGCTGGTATCAGCCATCAACTCTCACAAGGTGAAACTGTTGGTAAGCACGAATACTACTATCAAGATAACTTCAAAATATCGGTATTTGACGCAGATAACAGTTTGAACTGGGTGTTCATCGCAGGCACTGATCGCCATGACATCCTAACCAGTTCGCACCAATTTACATTAACGGGCGTGGTGCTTGGCTCACCGCTTCTGTTGTGGATTAGCGCAAACTATCTGGCTTACCGCTTAAACGTATCTTTGTCTGAACTGAACAAAGTTGAAGACCTTGCTAGCTTTAAGCGCAAATTGAAATCCATCTTGAATAGCTTTACCTATCATAAAGGTATCCAATTCTGTCTGTATCAGCCTGAGAGCCACTCATTCAGTACCATCGACTACCACGGAAACAAATCAACAGTACATTGTGACGATCTCTTAGCGGAACGCTTTGTCCCGGACTCCATGGCTTACAGAAACGGGAAATACGCCGATCCATTGGCTCGTAAACTCAAAATACACCAACGTCATTACTGTATTCCTATGTATTCTCGCAAACAGTTGATAGCAGTGATCTACCTCAACGCCAACTTGCCGATCAGTCAGAGTATTTTACGAATGATCCGTGATTACACTGAGGTCTCTTTGTCTAACTTACTGCTTCAACATCAATTGAGCAGCAAAGACCTGATGACGCAGTTAGACAATAAGAGCAGTTTCAGTATCGCCATCGAAAACTACGCGAGCGAGCCCGACACCTACGTCTCACTGATTGATATCGATAACTTCGACCATGTAAACCGTGCCTACGGTGAAGCGGTGGGAGATCAGATGATCAAGCTGACTGCAGAATCACTGCGTTCTTACTTCCCTAAGCCGAAAGGTCTTTGCTTGGCGCGTGTTGGAGGAAAAGAGTTCGCTGTATTGTTCAAGGCCAATGACGTGAAAGATGCCAAATTCCAACTAGACCAGTGCCGAATAGCAATCGCGGAGAAAGCCATCGTCACTCCAGATATCACCTTGTCACTAGGGGTTAGCGTGGGGTACTCACAAATAGAAGGCGAAACAGACTCAGCTTTAGCGCTGGCGGAACAGGCAAAGCTTATCGCGCAACAACTTGGTAAGAACCGAGTGGAAGGCCATATCAGAGCTTTCGCTAAAGCGTCATAG
- the glgX gene encoding glycogen debranching protein GlgX produces the protein MTRTLARPYPLGATLGNTGCNFSIFSPDCKSLSLALFDENDEFTTYTLEDEYADIRYVFIEGIKAGQKYGFIAETDEGPILLSDPYAKAISEPLDYVTPYTNEKSFSMAKCVVVDDAFDWQDVEKPRISREETVLFETHVKGLSQLHPEVETNTKGRYLGLVSPEMLAFYKQQNINSLQLLPIAACMHEPHLLDMGKVNYWGYNPYLFMVPDPRYAEKDAVNELKTAIRELHRNGIEVILDVVYNHTAEGGEGGTTFNLKALDSRYYIKHGCHYANFTGCGNTVDLTHQPALNLVMDTLRYWVSEFKVDGFRFDLAATLGREGDNYNPEAAFFKAVAQDPVLKETKLIAEPWDIGPNGYQVGNFPLGWNECNDKLRDITRSFWRGDQGYLKEFATRLMGSRDIYSAAHWPYRLTVNYITYHDGFTMQDLVSYKHKHNEDNGENNRDGHGDNRSDNYGVEGETENLLVVATREKQKRNFMASLLFAFGIPHIMTADVLSHTQKGNNNAYCQDSVISWINWEDSERKAYFKSWLAEMISARQQYMVPFIKAFSGEKRNSNRIFWSRVDGTLMEHDDWNRLSSVALHLGIGKDGDELIYLINQTNAPARFSLPTDRDQNWVTICDTNSRNVKPGHAESEMLLSPTSMAILHYSPDKTDLIEVKAKPA, from the coding sequence ATGACTAGAACGCTCGCTCGCCCTTATCCGCTAGGCGCAACGCTAGGTAACACTGGCTGTAACTTTTCTATTTTTTCTCCTGACTGTAAATCTCTATCTCTCGCGCTCTTTGATGAGAACGATGAATTCACCACTTACACGTTGGAAGATGAATACGCCGATATCAGATATGTGTTTATCGAAGGCATTAAAGCTGGACAAAAATACGGCTTCATTGCTGAAACTGATGAAGGCCCGATCCTGCTGTCCGACCCCTATGCGAAAGCAATCAGCGAACCGCTCGATTACGTCACTCCATATACCAATGAAAAAAGCTTCTCGATGGCAAAATGTGTTGTTGTCGATGACGCCTTTGATTGGCAAGACGTAGAGAAGCCACGTATTAGCCGCGAAGAGACCGTTCTATTTGAAACCCATGTAAAAGGCTTATCTCAACTTCATCCAGAAGTAGAGACCAACACCAAGGGCCGTTATTTAGGGTTGGTTAGCCCTGAAATGCTTGCGTTCTACAAACAACAAAATATCAACTCTCTACAACTTTTACCTATTGCGGCATGTATGCACGAACCTCATCTATTGGATATGGGGAAAGTGAACTATTGGGGCTACAACCCATATTTGTTCATGGTGCCAGACCCTCGCTACGCAGAGAAAGATGCCGTAAATGAGTTAAAGACTGCGATTCGCGAACTGCACCGTAATGGCATCGAGGTCATTCTAGACGTGGTGTACAACCACACAGCAGAAGGCGGTGAAGGTGGTACAACCTTCAACCTAAAAGCACTCGATAGCCGCTACTACATTAAGCATGGTTGTCATTATGCGAACTTCACAGGCTGCGGTAACACCGTCGACCTGACTCACCAACCAGCACTAAACTTGGTCATGGATACGCTTCGTTACTGGGTGAGTGAATTCAAAGTCGACGGCTTCCGTTTTGATTTGGCTGCGACACTGGGACGCGAAGGCGATAATTACAACCCTGAAGCGGCTTTTTTCAAAGCCGTTGCTCAAGATCCTGTGCTCAAAGAGACCAAATTAATTGCAGAACCGTGGGATATTGGCCCTAACGGTTATCAAGTAGGTAACTTCCCACTAGGCTGGAATGAATGTAACGACAAACTGCGCGATATTACACGTAGTTTCTGGCGCGGTGATCAAGGCTATCTAAAAGAGTTTGCGACGCGCTTAATGGGGTCTCGTGATATCTACAGCGCAGCCCACTGGCCATACAGACTAACCGTAAACTACATCACGTATCACGACGGCTTCACGATGCAAGATCTTGTCTCTTACAAGCACAAGCACAATGAAGATAACGGTGAGAACAACCGAGATGGACACGGTGATAATCGCTCTGATAACTACGGTGTTGAAGGGGAAACCGAAAACCTGTTAGTCGTTGCCACACGTGAAAAACAGAAACGTAACTTCATGGCGAGTCTATTGTTTGCTTTTGGTATTCCGCACATCATGACAGCTGATGTGTTATCTCATACTCAAAAAGGCAACAACAATGCTTACTGTCAAGACAGTGTAATTAGCTGGATTAACTGGGAAGATTCTGAGCGAAAAGCTTATTTCAAGAGTTGGTTAGCTGAAATGATATCCGCACGTCAGCAATACATGGTGCCTTTTATTAAGGCGTTCAGTGGAGAAAAACGCAACTCTAATCGCATCTTCTGGAGTCGTGTCGATGGCACACTCATGGAACATGATGATTGGAATCGTTTAAGCTCTGTTGCGCTGCACTTGGGTATTGGCAAAGACGGTGACGAATTGATTTATCTGATAAACCAAACCAACGCACCCGCTCGCTTCTCATTACCGACGGATCGCGATCAAAACTGGGTCACCATTTGTGATACCAACTCGCGAAACGTAAAACCTGGCCATGCAGAAAGTGAAATGCTGTTATCGCCAACTTCGATGGCAATTTTGCACTACTCGCCAGATAAGACTGATTTGATTGAAGTAAAAGCTAAGCCAGCTTAA
- the lamB gene encoding maltoporin LamB codes for MKKVSLIAAAVATTLAAGSAFAVDFNGYMRAGTGISGNGNGDVSVNKAGVGRLGNENDNYYEFGLAEELKTGEQTWRVESMIAQGNNGSNGWEDGDFNVAQFAVKAKGVLSFDNEATLWAGKTYYQRKDIHITDFYFLDTSGTGGGIENLSIGDQKLSVALIQDGDHDESTGYKFDARLANIGLWQDASLELGLLYNFATDSDDKSEEADDGLLASAIIHQGMDNGFHQTILQYGTNGYGVQAANLWGAGSYYARGTEANNDASGFRLINWGVMNLGESWEMGHQLAYLAGSDVGGSDVNGAYTNKNFDVDQYSVVVRPMYKWNDTMRTIFEAGYNAGERIIGDDQNPLKGLATEDFGNAKFTVAQAWAMGDSFWARPEIRVYGSYILDTENKEAFNGDDTEYVFGIQAEAWW; via the coding sequence ATGAAAAAAGTAAGTTTGATTGCTGCTGCAGTGGCAACTACATTAGCTGCTGGTTCTGCGTTCGCTGTAGATTTTAATGGTTACATGCGTGCTGGCACTGGTATCAGTGGTAACGGTAATGGCGATGTATCAGTTAACAAAGCCGGTGTTGGTCGTCTAGGTAACGAAAATGACAACTACTACGAGTTCGGTCTAGCTGAAGAATTGAAAACTGGCGAGCAAACGTGGCGCGTAGAATCTATGATTGCTCAAGGCAACAATGGTTCAAATGGTTGGGAAGACGGTGATTTCAACGTTGCACAATTCGCTGTTAAAGCTAAAGGTGTTCTATCTTTCGACAACGAAGCAACACTTTGGGCTGGTAAAACATACTATCAACGTAAAGATATCCACATTACTGATTTCTACTTCCTAGACACATCAGGTACTGGTGGCGGTATTGAAAACCTTTCGATTGGTGACCAGAAGCTATCTGTTGCACTGATTCAAGATGGTGACCATGACGAGTCTACTGGCTACAAATTTGATGCCCGTTTAGCGAACATCGGCCTTTGGCAGGATGCTTCTCTAGAGCTAGGATTATTATACAACTTTGCAACTGACTCTGATGACAAGAGTGAAGAAGCGGATGATGGCCTACTAGCTTCTGCAATCATTCACCAAGGTATGGACAACGGTTTCCATCAAACTATCCTACAATATGGTACTAACGGTTACGGTGTTCAAGCTGCAAACTTATGGGGTGCAGGTTCTTACTACGCACGTGGTACTGAAGCAAACAATGATGCATCTGGTTTCCGTTTGATCAACTGGGGTGTAATGAACCTTGGTGAGTCTTGGGAAATGGGTCACCAACTAGCATACCTAGCCGGTAGCGACGTTGGTGGTAGCGACGTAAATGGCGCGTATACCAATAAAAACTTTGATGTTGATCAGTATTCGGTAGTAGTTCGTCCTATGTACAAGTGGAATGACACTATGCGTACGATCTTCGAAGCAGGCTACAATGCTGGTGAGCGTATCATTGGTGATGACCAAAATCCTTTAAAAGGCCTAGCTACTGAAGACTTCGGTAACGCTAAATTCACGGTAGCCCAAGCTTGGGCTATGGGTGACAGCTTCTGGGCTCGTCCTGAAATCCGTGTTTACGGTTCTTACATCCTAGATACTGAAAACAAAGAAGCATTCAATGGCGACGATACAGAATACGTATTCGGTATTCAAGCTGAAGCTTGGTGGTAA
- a CDS encoding MalM family protein, producing the protein MYFKALMLSGCVALAGCQSAQVVEQVQVAQAEQVNSIAGLQFAPMKLPSSAIFDVTPDSQILNYQGINSPVVAIELPADRGEYSIKITSMIGETAFVPNAVIYDKNGRELERYGKDSFEYAKPRLHLGNRLVAENDFYPPTTAESVYLVIYTEQEDLGGFTDVIHPARLDAEGRGNYLPEVEDILVPNANVGKIEVTIDRVGFFSFGASSESNAKPAAAATVETIQPETQTYYHNAIQAAVDADNIPKALSLLDEAKALGIEGAQEVFVKAVNKK; encoded by the coding sequence ATGTATTTTAAAGCTCTAATGTTGAGTGGCTGTGTTGCGTTGGCCGGTTGTCAATCTGCACAAGTAGTTGAGCAAGTACAAGTGGCACAGGCTGAACAAGTTAACTCTATTGCTGGTCTTCAATTTGCCCCTATGAAGCTTCCAAGCTCGGCAATTTTCGATGTAACACCAGACAGTCAAATTTTAAACTATCAGGGTATAAACAGCCCTGTAGTAGCGATCGAACTACCAGCGGATCGTGGTGAATACTCTATTAAGATCACTAGCATGATCGGTGAGACTGCATTTGTTCCTAATGCGGTTATCTATGATAAGAACGGTCGTGAGTTGGAGCGTTACGGTAAAGACAGCTTTGAATACGCGAAGCCTAGGTTGCATTTGGGCAACCGTCTTGTTGCAGAAAACGATTTCTACCCACCGACAACTGCTGAGTCTGTGTACTTAGTTATCTATACAGAGCAAGAAGATCTTGGTGGTTTTACTGATGTAATTCACCCTGCACGTCTAGATGCGGAAGGCCGTGGTAACTATTTGCCAGAAGTAGAAGATATTCTAGTTCCAAATGCGAATGTCGGTAAGATAGAAGTAACGATTGATAGAGTGGGCTTCTTCTCATTCGGGGCTAGCAGTGAATCTAACGCTAAACCAGCGGCAGCAGCTACGGTTGAGACAATTCAACCAGAAACACAAACTTACTACCATAATGCAATTCAAGCAGCAGTAGACGCAGACAATATTCCAAAAGCTCTGAGCCTGCTAGATGAAGCAAAAGCATTGGGTATTGAAGGCGCACAAGAAGTTTTTGTAAAAGCAGTCAATAAAAAGTAG